From Cervus elaphus chromosome 25, mCerEla1.1, whole genome shotgun sequence, one genomic window encodes:
- the LOC122683549 gene encoding 60S ribosomal protein L36a has translation MVNVPKTRRTFCKKCGKHQPHKVTQYKKGKDSLYAQGKRRYDRKQSGYGGQTKPIFRKKAKTTKKIVLRLECVEPNCRSKRMLAIKRCKHFELGGDKKRKGQVIQF, from the coding sequence ATGGTGAACGTTCCAAAAACCCGCCGGACTTTCTGTAAGAAGTGTGGGAAGCACCAGCCCCACAAAGTGACACAGTACAAGAAGGGCAAGGATTCTTTATATGCCCAGGGAAAGCGGCGTTATGACAGGAAGCAGAGTGGCTATGGTGGGCAGACTAAGCCAATTTTCCGGAAAAAGGCTAAAACTACAAAGAAGATTGTACTGAGGCTTGAATGTGTTGAGCCCAACTGTAGATCAAAGAGAATGCTGGCTATTAAGAGATGCAAGCATTTTGAGTTGGGAGGCGATAAGAAGAGAAAGGGCCAAGTGATCCAATTTTGA